The DNA sequence CCGGGTCAGCAGGTGATGCTGGATGGGCAGGGCGACCAACAATGCCGTGATGGCCAGTACCAGTCCCATATTGGCCAGGTTGGAGCCGAGCGCGTTGCCCACAGCCAATTCTCCCGCTTCGCGCAGTGAGGCGCTTAACGAGACCATGATTTCGGGTGCCGAGGTGCCAAAGGCGACAATGGTCAGACCGATGACGAGTTTCGACACGCCCAGGCGGCGGGCGAGGGCGGCGCTGCCTTCGACAAAGCGATCAGCGCTCCAGATCAGGCCGACGAAACCGGCCAGCAGAGCCATAACGGACCAACCCCAGGTTGTCATTGATCAATCTCGTGGTTTGTGGCGTAGGGTTCGAGAGGGAACACTAACATTCTTTTACGGTCAGAGCGTAGGTAGCGAGGCCGAGTCAATGTTATGATATAGCCTTTATGGCGCAGCCCGGCATGGTCCGGGCTCCCGGGCTGGAAGGCCCATCACCCGGAAGCTGGAATCTGTAAGGAACCCCCTATGACCCAACCCAACATTGCAAGCATCACTTTCCGTTCGGTCGTAGCCCTGATGGCCTCCTGGCTGTTGGCGGCAAACGTTTGGGCCGCAGAGCCGGTAGATCCCAAGCAGGAAACGCCTCACGAGCTGATTGAGGAGGTGACCGAAGTCCTGTTCGATGTGGTGCAGAAGTACAACGGTGGCAGTGACAACGCTGAGCAGTACTACGACGAAATCCAGGGCATTCTGGAGCCCGTGGTGGATTTCGAATTCATTGCCAAGGCGGTCATGGGATCGCACCGCTCCGATGCCAGCGATGAGCAGGTGGAAACCTTTGTTCAGGTGTTCAAGCGGGGCCTGGTGACCACCTATGCCAAGGGGATTGCCAACTACGTGGATAGCGAAATCAGCATCCGCCCGCCTTCCGAAGATGTGGAAGACAAGCGTCGGGTCAGTGTTGATCAGGAAGTGAAGCACGATGGCTCCACCTATCGTCTGTCTTACACCATGGCCAAAAACCGCTCCGGCGAGTGGAAGCTGATCAATCTGGTGCTGGACGGCGTGAACCTTGGGCGCTCGTTCCGCAGCCAGTTCGGCCAGGCCGCCAAAAAGTATAACGGTGACCTGGACAAGGTGATCGACAACTGGCTGGATGAGATGTAAACGCCGTCTCGGCACCCACTCTCATGCCGTCGCCTCACGGGCGGCGGCATTGTTGTTTCTGGGGTTGGCGGAATGGTTGTTTCTGGGGTTGGCGGACGGCTTTCGGGATGCGGTGAACGACGCATTCAGGTAAGATTCCGCTTTGGCCCATAAACCTCTGGCCCGCAGACCTCTGGCCTGGGCAGTAAACGTCTGGCCCAGGTAGTCAATTACTGGATAGTCTATGCAACCCGAACAGATCAAAGCACTGGTAGAAGCCAAAGTTCCCGATAGCACCGTGCAGGTGGGAATTGATGGCAGCCATATCAATCTCGTTGTCGTCAGCTCCGCGTTCGAGGGCATGACGCCGGTCAAGAAACAGCAGCTGGTGTACTCGGCGCTGACCGACAGCATTGCCCAGGGCACCATCCACGCAGTGCACATGAAAACCTTCACGCCGGAACAGTGGCAGCAACAGCAGTAATTGCATCGCGAGCGCGCGATGACCGACAAGTGATTTTCTATGGATAAATTGCAAATTCAAAGCGGGCCGCCGCTCAATGGCGAGATTCGGATTTCCGGCTCGAAAAACTCGGCCCTGCCGATTCTGGCGGCGACGCTGCTGGCCGATGGTCCGGTGCATGTGTGCAACATGCCGCATCTGAATGACATTACCACCATGCTGGCGCTGCTGCGCTGCATGGGGGTGGGCGTCACCATCGACGAGAAAATGTGCGTCGAGGTCGACCCCACCAGCATCAATGATCTCACCGCCCCTTACGAGCTGGTGAAAACCATGCGTGCCTCGATCCTGGTGTTGGGCCCGCTGTTGGCCCGCTTCGGAGAGGCCAACGTGTCGTTTCCCGGGGGGTGCGCCATTGGCAGTCGTCCGGTGGATATTCACCTGCGTGGCCTGGAGGCCATGGGGGCGGAAATTGATGTGGACGAAGGTTACATTCGTGCCCGTAGCAAGGGCCGCCTGAAAGGGGCGCACATCCTGATGGACACGGTGACCGTCGGCGGCACCGAAAACCTGTTGATGGCGGCAGTATTGGCCGAAGGCACCACGGTGCTGGAAAATGCCGCCCGGGAGCCCGAAGTGGTGGATCTGGCCTATTGTCTGGAAGCCATGGGCGCCCGGATCGAAGGCATTGGCACCCAGACGCTCACGGTTCACGGCGTCGAGCGTCTGCACTCGTGTACCTACAGTGTGATGCCGGACCGGATTGAAACCGGCACTTACCTGGTGGCCGCGGCGGCGACCCGTGGTCGGGTGCGCCTGAAAGACACCCGGGCCGATATTCTCGAGGCGGTGCTGCTCAAGCTGGAAGAGGCCGGAGCGGAAATCACCATCGGGGATACCTGGATAGAGCTGGACATGAAAGGTAAGCGGCCCCGGGGCGTCAGCTTGCGCACGGCGCCCTATCCGGCCTTTCCCACGGACATGCAGGCCCAGTTTACCGCGATGAACGCGGTGGCAGAGGGCGCCAGCTCGGTGACCGAAACCATCTTTGAGAACCGCCTGATTCAGGTGCACGAACTGAACCGGATGGGCGCAAAGATCACCCTTGAGGGCAACACCGCTCTGATCCAGGGCGTGGACCGGCTCAAAGGTGCCCCCGTGATGGCAACGGACCTGCGGGCCTCGGCCAGTCTGGTGATCGCCGGTCTGGTAGCGGATGGCACCACGCTGGTGGACCGCATTTACCATATTGATCGTGGTTACGAGTGTATTGAAGAAAAACTGCAAATGTTGGGCGCGAACATTCGTCGGGTTCCAAACTGACGGACCGAGCACAGAGGCCGGAACGCCGCGCGTGAGCGGGCGACCGGCCGCGTCCCCTGACCTCCAGATGAGACCCATGACCCAGACATTGACCATTGCCCTGACCAAGGGCCGTATTCTGAAAGAAACTCTGCCGCTGTTGGCTGCGGCCGGTATCGAACCGGCGGAAGACATCGACAAGAGCCGCAAGCTGGTGTTTGAGACCACCCGGCCCGACGTGCGCCTGCTGGTGTTGCGCGGTGCGGATGTGCCCACCTACGTGCAGT is a window from the Marinimicrobium koreense genome containing:
- a CDS encoding BolA family protein, which gives rise to MQPEQIKALVEAKVPDSTVQVGIDGSHINLVVVSSAFEGMTPVKKQQLVYSALTDSIAQGTIHAVHMKTFTPEQWQQQQ
- a CDS encoding MlaC/ttg2D family ABC transporter substrate-binding protein, translated to MTQPNIASITFRSVVALMASWLLAANVWAAEPVDPKQETPHELIEEVTEVLFDVVQKYNGGSDNAEQYYDEIQGILEPVVDFEFIAKAVMGSHRSDASDEQVETFVQVFKRGLVTTYAKGIANYVDSEISIRPPSEDVEDKRRVSVDQEVKHDGSTYRLSYTMAKNRSGEWKLINLVLDGVNLGRSFRSQFGQAAKKYNGDLDKVIDNWLDEM
- the murA gene encoding UDP-N-acetylglucosamine 1-carboxyvinyltransferase translates to MDKLQIQSGPPLNGEIRISGSKNSALPILAATLLADGPVHVCNMPHLNDITTMLALLRCMGVGVTIDEKMCVEVDPTSINDLTAPYELVKTMRASILVLGPLLARFGEANVSFPGGCAIGSRPVDIHLRGLEAMGAEIDVDEGYIRARSKGRLKGAHILMDTVTVGGTENLLMAAVLAEGTTVLENAAREPEVVDLAYCLEAMGARIEGIGTQTLTVHGVERLHSCTYSVMPDRIETGTYLVAAAATRGRVRLKDTRADILEAVLLKLEEAGAEITIGDTWIELDMKGKRPRGVSLRTAPYPAFPTDMQAQFTAMNAVAEGASSVTETIFENRLIQVHELNRMGAKITLEGNTALIQGVDRLKGAPVMATDLRASASLVIAGLVADGTTLVDRIYHIDRGYECIEEKLQMLGANIRRVPN